From the genome of Athalia rosae chromosome 3, iyAthRosa1.1, whole genome shotgun sequence:
AAATGGAAGTGCTAGTTTAAACGTATTAATGATTCGGACTTAATGTGGTCATTCTCTAGTCTTAGATTCACCCTATTATATAATTCACTCAAGTCAACGTAAAAATCCATCATCAATCCAATTTGTTTTTAAAAGTTGTGATACTTACTCGATACCTAGATCAACTTCTGGTATACCAGAAAGCATCTGATTTGAAAGCATTTCTTCGCTTGTGTTGGCTGAACTTTGACGCAAATGTTCTGGAACTGCTTGAAGGGCCGCTTCTTCCGGCGAGCAGTAACTTCCTTCACCTCCATTTCCTTCGGCATTACTCGTTCCACTGCTTTTATTTTTGCGTTTTGACAGCTGTTCTTCGATGTACTTCATCCTATATCAACCAGATAATCGATTAATATCACACAAATAGGTGATCTGTTTGGTTTATCAATCTAAAAAAACTATCATAATCATAGTCTAGCAGACACTTAGATTAAATTATACAGAGATAATGCTGCAAATGAACCTAGTTTTCTTacatttcttcatcttcatctcgTTTATTAGTTTCAGCACTAAATTGTGTCCCAATTCCTGTATCATAAGCGTCATTGGCTTGCTTGAGCTTTGTATTTTTGAGTGCGGCCATGTTCACCATTCCTCCATTCTTAACGTTGAAGGGATCTGACTGAAATGACACGGAGTAAccaattttgaacaaaaaagaaattgatccCAGATTCAATCGAGTGATATTTTAAACTACACAATTTTTCTATGAAAGCTGTCTCAAGATTCCACGATTTTATTACTCTGAATTAGTATTTTTCATTACCGTTGCATTAgcggtaattttttcaccaagtGCAAGACCCGCAATATTAACTCCATGGGGACGGTGACGAAATTTCTGTAgagttttcatttctctcaatCGTTCCCTATAAGTGAAATTTACAttgagattttttgaaaaatcaaaaatcagtTGCAAAATACGAGGGTTGATGGTGAAGAATATAAGAGAACGGTTGCTCTTACCTGATAGAGCTAGTTTTTTCGTCACTATCATCATTTTCCGATGATCCAGCTCTCTTTCTCAACgacttgacatttttttttctaaactggATTTTCGTTGAAGATTCTTCGGCACCCGACATGGTTTAcaggcttcttttttttttatcatgaaAATGAGGTTAGAAAGGATACCGTGCGTGTCTATAGCGCGTTGAATCCTCATAGTTCGGGAGCCAGCGACATTTTTTGTTGCCACATTTGATaaagaataatttaattattttcgtgTCATATTAACGCATCCTTGACATAAAATCAACTCCTGCCACTTCATTCGGTGGACAACGCTTATCAGCAGCTTATCAATGTTGTTgtaaaaaaaccaagaaaatgacaaagatgataaaagCTGAAACTTCACCTATTGTTTAATGACATATcagttatgaaaaaaatcacctgcAACCTGTCTCGTAGaacaatacgtacgtatgtacgtatgtacgtatgtacgtatgtactacGTACTCCTGCCACAACCCAtaaagatgttgaaaaaaaaaaaaaagattacttAAATGATAaaagctgaattttttttaccggtaGCTTGTTAATCAAGAAGGCAGAAAAACTTTTGCTGCCAGCTATTTGTCGGAACCTGGCCTCGGCAGGAGGTTGTTCTTAACAACACTGATAAGCTGCTGATAAGCGTTGTCCTGCGAATGAGGTGGCAGAAGTGGTTTTTGTTGATAGGCTATATCATTACGACAGATTAAAAGATGAACCAAGCTGTATCAAATAACACATTGAAAACTGTCACTGGCTCCCGGACTATAGAAGTTCGCCTATGAGTTCGCCCTTAGCCGGAAAGGCGACATCTACGTCTGAAAGTCGTGTGGGTTATGTCAAAGGTGGTGTTCAGTTGGATCACTGATCACTTCAGATTCATCAAAGAATACACCTGTCGAATCTAACTGGAAGCGTTGCGATGGAAAGAAGAACGTTTGCCCGTTGACTTCAGTGACTTCAGTCGTCGCTTGGTCGACGGTTTGCCTGTCGTCCATCTTTCCTCACAAGTCATCACAAGTTACAAACTTTAGTCACCAAGATCTACCATTGAGAATAGATAGGGTACTAACCGTGATTCTGTTGtgtcatagatatattgtgtTGTGTTACTTACTGTCTTGGAATCGTagtgagttgaaaaaagaatttttagcGAAGTAACTACCCAATATAAGACTCTATTCTGTTCTTTTCCTAAACTAccatattcttttttatacgTATCTCTTCGGTGTATGAATCGGTGTCTTATGGCGATTATGGTCAAACTTCATGGCAATGATTTGTTAAAatcatttatcattttcttttacttgGCTCACGGTCATCACATACCTTTAATTCACTGTAAAATGAATTGCGACGTCATTAAGATAATATGTGAACAGTATTAAATGTCATCCCATAACCAATGATTTCGGAGGCAGCAGTCCATTTGAAAAGTACCAAATAATTCCAATTGCTGTTGACAATCTCTGTTGACATCTACAAGTTTTTaggtgatttttatttggaTACTTGTCATTGGATACATCAAATATcagattttattcaatttttagagGCTATACTTATACCCAATCCCAGAATTTCTCATCTGAATACAATGATTTTGTAAAACAATTGTTAGCTGATTGATCATTCATggattggcaaaaaaaatgttgagacTCATCTTTTGTTTCAGTCGGCATGTCGTTTGATCGGGGATCAAAGAGAAACTCTTTCAGAAACCGTGGATTTCATAGGAATGCGGTAAATACTGGAGGTGGAGTGAACCCTTGGGAGGGAGGCATGATGCCTGGGCGTGGAATCCTGCCTACTCCAAATAACAACCTTGCAATGGCATCGCCCCAGGCACAGCTTGCTATAGCCAGCAATCTCATCACCAATTTACTCAGAAGCCAACAAGAAGTACAACCACAAGTAATCCTTTGTCAAATGTTTTAGTTCATTTCATGAAGTGCAAGACAACGCTACAATCTCTGAATTTCTTTTACCTTGAAGGCTTCTGCTATCTATTGTGGTAATCTTTAACCATCACGGAAAAGTAAATCATTCAACACATAGAGGTTAATTAGGTCCgatagaataataaaattaccatATATGATAGGTACCCTCGTTACTCAGTCTCGGAAACAACTTTGGCGGTCCAGgcccaaattttcgaaatcctcaACCCTTTGGACTTGGACGGTTCAATGAACGTCCGATGCGTCGTCCTGTAGAGAATCGTCGGTCAGAGTCTTACAAGGTATGTAGTAGAGTGGACACTGATTTTTGACTGTTTTACTTCGAGTATACCACTATTGAGAAATTCTTCATTGTAACAACGTGAAGagattatcaaaaatttttcgttccacaaTCTGTTTGACCGGTATCTGAGGCTACAACTTTTGATGAAAATCTGACGGAAAAATGAACTGTTCGTTCATTTGTCTCGTTCATCTGTGTATGCTATTTGGTGGGCATTACTCTTAGTCATTTCTGAATCTAAAGAAATTGCTTATCACCATACCAGCAAAACTTGTTTCTTGGTCAAACGGCATCTGCTTTTGTCATACCACACGAAGTTGAAATAGTTCTCCAATAGAGTTGAATATTAATGTTTGTAAACATTGATTCTCCTTATCATCTATCTATATGTTTCAACTGAAaacattgaatattttctgattGGTTTATGTTATTGCACTCTACCCACTTGATACA
Proteins encoded in this window:
- the LOC105686854 gene encoding telomere length and silencing protein 1 homolog; amino-acid sequence: MSGAEESSTKIQFRKKNVKSLRKRAGSSENDDSDEKTSSIRERLREMKTLQKFRHRPHGVNIAGLALGEKITANATSDPFNVKNGGMVNMAALKNTKLKQANDAYDTGIGTQFSAETNKRDEDEEMMKYIEEQLSKRKNKSSGTSNAEGNGGEGSYCSPEEAALQAVPEHLRQSSANTSEEMLSNQMLSGIPEVDLGIEAKIRNIEATEEAKLKLLWERHRKKDGPSQFVPTNMAVNFVQHNRFNIEDADAQKSKRDAEERRRLNARNNDAKEKRKDNGEKATDDYHYERFKKQFRRF